One genomic region from Enterobacter hormaechei ATCC 49162 encodes:
- the galU gene encoding UTP--glucose-1-phosphate uridylyltransferase GalU, whose amino-acid sequence MAALNSKVRKAVIPVAGLGTRMLPATKAIPKEMLPLVDKPLIQYVVNECIAAGITEIVLVTHSSKNSIENHFDTSFELEAMLEKRVKRQLLEEVQSICPPHVTIMQVRQGLAKGLGHAVLCAHPVVGDEPVAVILPDVILDEYESDLSQENLAEMIKRFDETGSSQIMVEPVDDVTAYGVVDCKGVNLQPGESVPMVGVVEKPKADVAPSNLAVVGRYVLSAEIWALLAKTPPGAGDEIQLTDAIDMLIEKETVEAYHMKGKSHDCGNKLGYMQAFVEYGIRHNSLGEEFKAWLKGSMGIK is encoded by the coding sequence ATGGCTGCCCTAAATTCGAAAGTCAGAAAGGCCGTTATCCCGGTGGCGGGATTGGGTACCAGGATGTTGCCAGCGACGAAGGCAATCCCAAAAGAGATGCTGCCTCTGGTTGATAAGCCATTAATCCAGTATGTCGTGAATGAATGTATTGCAGCAGGTATCACCGAAATTGTGCTGGTGACGCATTCATCTAAAAACTCTATCGAAAACCATTTCGATACCAGTTTCGAACTCGAAGCAATGCTGGAAAAACGCGTTAAGCGCCAGCTGCTGGAGGAAGTACAGTCTATTTGCCCTCCACACGTTACCATTATGCAGGTTCGTCAGGGCCTGGCGAAAGGCCTGGGGCACGCCGTATTGTGCGCGCATCCGGTAGTGGGTGATGAGCCGGTCGCGGTTATTCTGCCTGACGTTATTCTTGATGAATACGAGTCCGATCTTTCTCAGGAAAACCTGGCGGAAATGATTAAGCGCTTCGACGAAACCGGCAGCAGCCAGATTATGGTTGAGCCAGTTGACGACGTGACTGCCTATGGTGTGGTTGACTGCAAAGGCGTTAATCTGCAACCTGGCGAAAGCGTACCGATGGTTGGCGTTGTTGAAAAACCTAAAGCGGACGTCGCGCCGTCTAACCTTGCTGTCGTGGGCCGTTACGTACTGAGTGCCGAAATTTGGGCGCTGCTGGCGAAAACGCCTCCAGGTGCGGGCGATGAAATCCAGCTGACAGATGCTATCGATATGCTGATCGAGAAAGAGACCGTGGAAGCCTACCATATGAAAGGTAAGAGCCATGACTGCGGGAATAAGCTCGGTTATATGCAGGCATTCGTCGAGTATGGTATTCGCCATAACAGCCTGGGTGAAGAATTTAAAGCCTGGCTCAAAGGTAGCATGGGTATTAAGTAA
- the tdk gene encoding thymidine kinase — MAQLYFYYSAMNAGKSTALLQSSYNYQERGMRSVVYTAEIDDRFGAGKVSSRIGLSSPARLFNPQTNLLEDIRAEHAAKPVHCVLVDESQFLTREQVHALSEVVDELDIPVLCYGLRTDFRGELFAGSQYLLAWSDKLVELKTICFCGRKASMVLRLDQSGKPYADGEQVVIGGNERYVSVCRKHYKEALAVGSLTALQGDNRK, encoded by the coding sequence ATGGCACAACTTTATTTCTACTATTCGGCAATGAATGCCGGGAAATCAACGGCGTTACTGCAATCCTCATACAATTATCAGGAGCGGGGGATGCGTAGCGTTGTTTATACCGCCGAAATCGACGATCGCTTTGGGGCAGGGAAGGTGAGTTCAAGAATAGGGCTCTCGTCGCCTGCAAGGCTGTTTAACCCTCAAACGAACCTGCTGGAAGACATTCGTGCCGAGCATGCCGCTAAGCCTGTCCATTGCGTGCTGGTTGATGAAAGCCAGTTCCTGACCCGAGAGCAGGTCCATGCGCTTTCAGAGGTTGTTGATGAGCTGGATATTCCCGTGCTTTGCTATGGCTTACGTACCGATTTTCGTGGGGAGCTATTTGCTGGCAGCCAGTATCTTCTTGCCTGGTCGGATAAGCTGGTTGAGCTGAAAACGATCTGCTTTTGTGGCCGTAAGGCAAGTATGGTTCTGCGCCTGGACCAGTCTGGCAAACCCTACGCTGATGGCGAGCAGGTGGTGATAGGAGGCAATGAACGTTATGTCTCGGTCTGCCGCAAGCATTATAAAGAGGCGCTGGCTGTAGGCTCGCTGACGGCGTTACAGGGCGACAATCGAAAATAA
- the adhE gene encoding bifunctional acetaldehyde-CoA/alcohol dehydrogenase — MAVTNIAELNALVERVKKAQREYANFTQEQVDKIFRAAALAAADARIPLAKMAVAESGMGIVEDKVIKNHFASEYIYNAYKDEKTCGVLSEDDTFGTITIAEPIGIICGIVPTTNPTSTAIFKSLISLKTRNAIIFSPHPRAKEATNKAADIVLQAAIAAGAPKDLIGWIDQPSVELSNALMHHPDINLILATGGPGMVKAAYSSGKPAIGVGAGNTPVVIDETADIKRAVASVLMSKTFDNGVICASEQSVVVVDSVYDAVRERFASHGGYLLQGKELKAVQDVILKNGALNAAIVGQPAYKIAELAGFSVPATTKILIGEVKVVDESEPFAHEKLSPTLAMYRAKDFDDAVEKAEKLVAMGGIGHTSCLYTDQDNQPERVAYFGQKMKTARILINTPASQGGIGDLYNFKLAPSLTLGCGSWGGNSISENVGPKHLINKKTVAKRAENMLWHKLPKSIYFRRGSLPIALDEVITDGHKRALIVTDRFLFNNGYADQITSVLKAAGVETEVFFEVEADPTLSVVRKGAELANSFKPDVIIALGGGSPMDAAKIMWVMYEHPETHFEELALRFMDIRKRIYKFPKMGVKAKMIAVTTTSGTGSEVTPFAVVTDDATGQKYPLADYALTPDMAIVDANLVMEMPKSLCAFGGLDAVTHALEAYVSVLASEFSDGQALQALKLLKENLPASYNEGSKNPVARERVHSAATIAGIAFANAFLGVCHSMAHKLGSQFHIPHGLANALLISNVIRYNANDNPTKQTAFSQYDRPQARRRYAEIADHLGLSAPGDRTAAKIEKLLAWLESLKAELGIPKSIREAGVQEADFLAHVDKLSEDAFDDQCTGANPRYPLISELKQILLDTYYGRNFTESDAAAVKVDIPAVVKADKKAKKNA; from the coding sequence ATGGCTGTTACTAATATCGCTGAACTGAACGCCCTCGTCGAGCGCGTGAAAAAAGCCCAGCGTGAATATGCCAATTTCACCCAAGAACAGGTTGATAAAATCTTCCGCGCGGCCGCTCTGGCTGCTGCTGATGCTCGAATCCCTCTCGCTAAAATGGCCGTTGCCGAATCCGGTATGGGTATCGTTGAAGATAAAGTGATCAAAAACCACTTTGCTTCAGAGTATATCTACAACGCCTATAAAGATGAGAAAACCTGCGGTGTGCTGTCAGAAGACGATACTTTCGGCACCATCACCATTGCAGAACCGATCGGCATCATTTGCGGTATCGTTCCAACCACTAACCCAACCTCTACCGCCATCTTCAAATCTCTTATCAGCCTGAAAACACGTAACGCAATCATTTTCTCCCCGCATCCACGTGCGAAGGAAGCCACCAACAAAGCAGCAGATATCGTGCTTCAGGCTGCTATTGCAGCAGGTGCACCGAAAGATCTGATCGGCTGGATCGACCAACCTTCTGTTGAACTGTCCAACGCCCTGATGCATCACCCGGACATTAACCTGATTCTGGCGACCGGTGGTCCTGGTATGGTTAAAGCCGCATACAGTTCCGGTAAACCTGCCATCGGCGTAGGTGCAGGTAATACCCCTGTGGTGATTGACGAAACGGCTGATATCAAGCGCGCTGTTGCTTCTGTGCTGATGTCAAAAACCTTCGATAACGGCGTTATCTGCGCATCTGAACAGTCTGTTGTCGTGGTTGATTCAGTATACGATGCCGTGCGTGAACGTTTCGCCAGCCATGGCGGCTACCTGTTGCAGGGTAAAGAACTGAAAGCCGTTCAGGACGTGATTCTGAAAAATGGTGCGCTGAACGCGGCTATCGTAGGTCAGCCAGCGTATAAAATTGCTGAACTCGCGGGCTTTAGCGTTCCTGCTACCACCAAAATTCTGATTGGTGAAGTTAAAGTCGTTGATGAAAGTGAGCCATTTGCTCACGAAAAACTGTCCCCGACGCTGGCAATGTACCGTGCGAAAGATTTCGATGACGCGGTAGAAAAAGCCGAGAAACTGGTTGCCATGGGCGGTATCGGTCACACCTCATGCCTGTACACTGACCAGGATAACCAGCCTGAGCGCGTTGCTTACTTCGGTCAGAAGATGAAAACGGCACGTATCCTGATTAACACCCCTGCTTCTCAGGGTGGTATCGGTGACCTGTACAACTTCAAACTCGCACCTTCCCTGACTCTGGGTTGTGGTTCCTGGGGTGGTAACTCCATCTCTGAAAACGTTGGTCCAAAACACCTGATCAACAAGAAAACCGTTGCTAAGCGAGCTGAAAACATGTTGTGGCACAAACTTCCGAAATCTATCTACTTCCGCCGCGGCTCTCTGCCAATCGCGCTGGATGAAGTGATTACTGATGGCCACAAACGTGCGCTCATCGTGACTGACCGTTTCCTGTTCAACAATGGCTATGCAGACCAGATCACCTCTGTTCTGAAAGCGGCTGGCGTCGAAACTGAAGTCTTCTTTGAAGTTGAAGCTGACCCAACCCTGAGCGTTGTACGTAAAGGTGCTGAACTGGCGAACTCCTTCAAACCAGATGTGATCATCGCACTGGGTGGCGGTTCCCCAATGGATGCCGCGAAAATTATGTGGGTCATGTACGAGCATCCGGAAACGCACTTCGAAGAACTGGCGCTGCGCTTTATGGATATCCGTAAACGTATCTACAAGTTCCCGAAAATGGGCGTGAAAGCGAAAATGATCGCCGTCACCACCACTTCCGGTACTGGTTCAGAAGTGACGCCATTTGCCGTTGTGACTGATGATGCAACCGGTCAGAAATATCCGCTGGCTGACTACGCACTGACGCCAGACATGGCTATCGTTGACGCCAACCTGGTCATGGAAATGCCGAAATCACTGTGTGCGTTCGGTGGTCTGGATGCGGTGACTCACGCTCTGGAAGCTTACGTTTCCGTACTGGCTTCTGAGTTCTCTGACGGTCAGGCTTTGCAGGCGCTGAAACTGCTGAAAGAAAACCTGCCAGCGTCTTACAACGAAGGTTCGAAAAACCCTGTAGCGCGTGAACGTGTACACAGTGCAGCAACCATCGCGGGCATTGCGTTTGCTAACGCCTTCCTGGGTGTCTGTCACTCCATGGCGCACAAGCTGGGTTCACAGTTCCACATTCCTCACGGTCTGGCGAACGCCCTGTTGATCAGCAACGTTATCCGTTATAACGCTAATGACAACCCAACCAAGCAGACTGCATTCAGCCAATACGACCGTCCACAGGCTCGCCGTCGCTATGCTGAAATCGCCGATCACCTGGGTCTGAGCGCACCGGGCGACCGTACTGCCGCGAAGATCGAGAAACTGCTGGCATGGCTGGAAAGCCTGAAGGCTGAACTGGGTATTCCAAAATCTATCCGCGAAGCGGGCGTTCAGGAAGCTGACTTCCTCGCTCACGTAGATAAGCTGTCTGAAGATGCATTCGATGACCAGTGTACTGGTGCTAACCCGCGCTACCCACTGATTTCCGAACTGAAACAGATCCTGCTGGATACCTATTACGGTCGTAACTTCACTGAAAGCGATGCCGCTGCTGTGAAAGTTGATATCCCCGCAGTGGTAAAGGCTGACAAGAAAGCGAAGAAAAATGCTTGA
- the oppC gene encoding oligopeptide ABC transporter permease OppC produces the protein MMLSKKNSEALENFSEKLEVEGRSLWQDARRRFMHNRAAVASLVVLVLIALFVTLAPMLSQFTYFDTDWGMMSSAPDMESGHYFGTDSSGRDLLVRVAIGGRISLMVGIAAALVAVIVGTLYGSLSGYLGGKVDSVMMRLLEILNSFPFMFFVILLVTFFGQNILLIFVAIGMVSWLDMARIVRGQTLSLKRKEFIEAAQVGGVSTANIVVRHIVPNVLGVVVVYASLLVPSMILFESFLSFLGLGTQEPLSSWGALLSDGANSMEVSPWLLLYPAGFLVVTLFCFNFIGDGLRDALDPKDR, from the coding sequence ATGATGTTGAGTAAGAAAAACAGCGAGGCGCTGGAAAACTTCAGTGAAAAGCTGGAGGTCGAAGGTCGTAGCCTTTGGCAGGACGCCCGCCGTCGTTTTATGCATAACCGTGCTGCCGTTGCCAGTCTGGTCGTGCTGGTGCTTATCGCGCTGTTCGTCACCCTGGCCCCGATGCTGTCTCAGTTCACCTATTTCGATACGGACTGGGGCATGATGTCCAGCGCGCCGGATATGGAATCCGGGCACTATTTCGGCACCGATTCCTCCGGCCGTGATTTGCTGGTGCGTGTGGCGATTGGTGGCCGTATCTCTCTGATGGTCGGCATCGCGGCGGCGCTGGTGGCGGTGATCGTCGGCACGCTTTACGGTTCGCTTTCCGGTTACCTCGGCGGCAAAGTGGACTCCGTGATGATGCGTCTGCTTGAAATCCTGAACTCGTTCCCGTTCATGTTCTTTGTCATTCTGCTGGTGACCTTCTTTGGTCAAAATATCCTGCTGATCTTCGTGGCGATCGGGATGGTGTCCTGGCTGGATATGGCGCGTATTGTGCGCGGCCAGACGCTGAGCCTCAAACGTAAGGAATTCATCGAAGCCGCACAGGTTGGTGGCGTCTCTACCGCCAATATTGTGGTGCGTCATATCGTTCCTAATGTGCTGGGCGTGGTGGTGGTATACGCCTCCCTGCTGGTGCCAAGTATGATCCTGTTCGAGTCTTTCCTGAGCTTCCTGGGATTAGGTACGCAAGAGCCGCTGAGTAGCTGGGGCGCTCTGTTAAGTGATGGCGCAAACTCCATGGAAGTATCACCGTGGTTACTGCTGTATCCGGCGGGCTTCCTGGTCGTCACCCTGTTCTGTTTCAACTTTATCGGCGATGGCCTGCGTGATGCCCTCGACCCGAAAGACCGTTAA
- the oppA gene encoding oligopeptide ABC transporter substrate-binding protein OppA — protein sequence MSIITKKSLVAAGILTALIAGNAAMAADVPAGVQLAEKQTLVRNNGAEVQSLDPHKIEGVPESNVNRDLFEGLLVTDVDGHPAPGVAEKWDNKDFKVWTFHLRKDAKWSDGTPVTAEDFVYSWQRLADPNTASPYASYLQYGHIANIDEIITGKKPVTDLGVKAIDANTFEVTLSEPVPYFYKLLVHPSVSPVPKSAVEKFGEKWTQPANIVTNGAYKLKDWVVNERMVLERNPQYWDNAKTVINQVTYLPISSEVTDVNRYRSGEIDMTYNNMPIELFQKLKKEIPKEVHVDPYLCTYYYEINNQKAPFTDVRVRTALKLALDRDIIVNKVKNQGDLPAYSYTPPYTDGMKLVEPEWFKWSQEKRNEEAKKLLAEAGYTADKPLTFSLLYNTSDLHKKLAIAVASIWKKNLGVNVKLENQEWKTFLDTRHQGTFDVARAGWCADYNEPTSFLNTMLSDSSNNTAHYKSPAFDKLIGDTLKVADDAQRADLYAKSEQQLDKDSAIVPVYYYVNARLVKPWVGGYTGKDPLDNISVKNLYIIKH from the coding sequence ATGTCCATCATCACAAAAAAAAGTCTGGTAGCGGCGGGGATTTTAACTGCGCTAATCGCGGGCAACGCTGCAATGGCTGCGGACGTTCCTGCTGGTGTTCAACTGGCTGAGAAGCAAACGCTGGTCCGTAATAACGGTGCGGAAGTGCAGTCACTTGATCCGCACAAAATTGAAGGTGTTCCAGAGTCTAACGTTAACCGCGATCTGTTTGAAGGTCTGCTGGTGACTGACGTCGACGGCCACCCGGCTCCGGGTGTGGCAGAAAAATGGGACAACAAAGATTTTAAAGTCTGGACCTTCCATCTGCGTAAAGATGCCAAATGGTCCGACGGTACACCGGTTACCGCCGAAGATTTCGTGTACAGCTGGCAGCGTCTGGCGGATCCGAATACCGCCTCCCCGTATGCGAGTTATCTCCAGTATGGCCATATTGCCAATATCGATGAGATCATCACGGGTAAAAAGCCCGTTACCGACCTGGGCGTAAAAGCCATTGATGCCAACACCTTTGAAGTGACGTTGAGCGAACCTGTTCCGTACTTCTATAAGTTGCTGGTTCACCCGTCCGTCTCCCCGGTACCAAAATCCGCAGTTGAAAAGTTTGGTGAAAAATGGACCCAGCCTGCGAATATCGTGACCAACGGTGCATATAAGTTGAAGGACTGGGTCGTTAACGAACGCATGGTGCTGGAGCGCAACCCGCAGTATTGGGATAATGCGAAGACCGTTATCAATCAGGTGACTTATCTGCCAATCTCTTCTGAAGTGACGGACGTAAACCGCTACCGCAGCGGTGAAATCGACATGACCTATAACAACATGCCGATTGAACTGTTCCAGAAGCTGAAAAAAGAGATCCCGAAAGAAGTTCACGTCGATCCGTATCTGTGCACCTACTATTACGAAATTAACAACCAGAAAGCACCGTTTACCGACGTACGTGTTCGTACCGCACTGAAGCTGGCTCTGGATCGCGACATTATCGTGAATAAAGTGAAGAATCAGGGCGACCTGCCGGCTTACAGCTATACGCCGCCTTACACCGACGGTATGAAACTGGTTGAACCTGAATGGTTTAAATGGTCCCAGGAAAAACGTAACGAAGAAGCGAAAAAACTGCTGGCTGAAGCTGGCTATACCGCCGACAAGCCGCTGACCTTTAGCCTGCTGTACAACACTTCCGATCTGCATAAAAAACTGGCTATCGCCGTCGCGTCAATCTGGAAGAAAAACCTCGGCGTGAACGTGAAGCTGGAAAACCAGGAATGGAAAACCTTCCTCGATACGCGTCATCAGGGTACCTTTGACGTGGCACGTGCAGGATGGTGCGCGGACTATAACGAACCGACCTCATTCCTGAACACCATGCTGAGCGACAGTTCGAACAATACCGCACACTATAAGAGCCCGGCGTTTGATAAGCTGATTGGCGACACCCTGAAGGTGGCAGATGACGCCCAGCGCGCCGATCTGTACGCCAAATCAGAACAACAGCTCGATAAAGACTCTGCGATCGTTCCGGTCTACTACTACGTTAACGCCCGCCTGGTGAAACCATGGGTAGGGGGTTATACCGGTAAAGACCCGTTGGATAATATTTCCGTTAAGAATCTTTATATTATCAAGCATTAA
- the hns gene encoding histone-like nucleoid-structuring protein H-NS — protein MSEALKILNNIRTLRAQARECTLETLEEMLEKLEVVVNERREEESAAAAEIEERTRKLQQYREMLIADGIDPNELLNSMAAAKTGTKAKRAARPAKYSYIDENGEEKTWTGQGRTPAVIKKAMDEQGKQLDDFLIKD, from the coding sequence ATGAGCGAAGCACTTAAAATTCTGAACAACATCCGTACTCTTCGTGCGCAGGCAAGAGAATGTACCCTTGAGACGCTTGAAGAAATGCTCGAAAAATTAGAAGTTGTAGTTAACGAACGTCGTGAAGAAGAAAGCGCAGCTGCGGCTGAAATCGAAGAACGTACACGTAAACTGCAACAATATCGTGAAATGCTGATTGCCGATGGTATCGATCCAAACGAATTGCTGAACAGCATGGCTGCGGCTAAAACCGGTACCAAAGCAAAACGCGCGGCACGTCCTGCTAAATATAGCTACATCGATGAGAACGGCGAAGAGAAAACCTGGACCGGCCAGGGTCGTACTCCTGCTGTAATCAAGAAAGCAATGGACGAACAAGGTAAACAGCTGGATGACTTCCTGATCAAGGATTAA
- the oppB gene encoding oligopeptide ABC transporter permease OppB — protein sequence MLKFILRRCLEAIPTLFILITISFFMMRLAPGSPFTGERTLPPEVMANIEAKYHLNDPITTQYFNYLKQLAHGDFGPSFKYKDYSVNDLVASSFPVSAKLGAAAFILAVVLGVTAGVIAALKQNTKWDYAVMGVAMTGVVIPSFVVAPLLVMIFAITLKWLPGGGWNGGALKFMILPMVALSLAYIASIARITRGSMIEVLHSNFIRTARAKGLPMRRIIFRHALKPALLPVLSYMGPAFVGIITGSMVIETIYGLPGIGQLFVNGALNRDYSLVLSLTILVGALTILFNAVVDVLYAVIDPKIRY from the coding sequence ATGTTGAAATTTATCCTGCGTCGCTGTCTTGAAGCGATTCCAACGTTATTTATTCTAATTACAATTTCCTTCTTCATGATGCGTCTTGCGCCGGGCAGTCCATTTACCGGTGAACGTACGCTTCCGCCAGAAGTTATGGCCAACATCGAAGCGAAATACCATTTAAACGATCCCATCACCACGCAGTACTTCAACTATCTGAAGCAGCTTGCACACGGTGATTTTGGGCCATCATTCAAATATAAAGATTATTCCGTTAACGACCTGGTGGCGTCCAGCTTCCCGGTATCGGCTAAATTAGGTGCTGCGGCATTTATCCTGGCCGTTGTTCTCGGCGTCACCGCAGGCGTCATCGCCGCGTTAAAACAAAATACCAAATGGGATTACGCCGTAATGGGGGTCGCAATGACCGGGGTGGTTATCCCCAGCTTCGTTGTCGCGCCGTTGCTGGTGATGATATTTGCCATAACCCTGAAATGGCTGCCCGGGGGCGGCTGGAACGGCGGGGCGCTGAAGTTCATGATATTGCCGATGGTGGCATTATCTCTGGCGTACATCGCCAGCATCGCCCGTATTACCCGTGGTTCAATGATTGAAGTCCTGCACTCGAACTTCATCCGTACTGCCCGTGCGAAAGGGCTGCCGATGCGCCGGATTATTTTCCGTCATGCGCTCAAGCCTGCACTGTTACCGGTGCTCTCCTATATGGGGCCAGCTTTCGTCGGCATTATTACGGGTTCCATGGTAATTGAAACCATTTATGGCCTGCCGGGTATTGGTCAGCTGTTTGTTAACGGGGCGCTTAACCGTGACTACTCTCTGGTCCTGAGCCTGACGATCCTCGTGGGCGCGCTGACCATTCTGTTTAATGCCGTTGTCGATGTGCTGTATGCCGTTATCGATCCGAAAATCCGTTACTAA
- a CDS encoding YchE family NAAT transporter produces MIQTLFDFPTYFKFFIGLFALVNPVGIIPVFISMTSYQTAAARNKTNLTANLSVAIILLTSLFLGDAILQVFGISIDSFRIAGGILVVTIAMSMISGKLGEDKQNKQEKSETAIRESIGVVPLALPLMAGPGAISSTIVWGTRYHSLMHLIGFSVAIALFALCCWGVFRMAPWLVRLLGQTGINVITRIMGLLLMALGIEFIVTGIKSIFPGLLH; encoded by the coding sequence GTGATTCAAACGCTCTTTGATTTCCCTACATATTTTAAGTTTTTTATCGGCTTGTTTGCCCTGGTCAACCCGGTAGGGATCATCCCTGTCTTCATTAGTATGACCAGCTATCAGACGGCCGCCGCACGAAATAAAACCAACCTGACAGCAAACCTGTCGGTGGCGATCATCTTGCTTACGTCTCTTTTTCTCGGGGACGCCATTCTACAGGTCTTCGGCATCTCGATTGATTCGTTCCGTATAGCGGGTGGGATCCTGGTGGTGACGATAGCGATGTCGATGATCAGCGGCAAGCTGGGGGAAGATAAACAGAACAAGCAGGAAAAATCAGAGACCGCGATCCGCGAGAGTATCGGCGTGGTGCCTCTGGCACTGCCGCTGATGGCAGGCCCGGGGGCAATCAGTTCCACCATTGTCTGGGGAACGCGCTACCACAGCCTGATGCACCTGATTGGCTTTTCAGTCGCCATTGCGCTGTTCGCGCTGTGTTGCTGGGGCGTTTTCCGTATGGCGCCATGGCTGGTTCGCTTGCTGGGACAAACGGGTATCAACGTGATTACCCGTATCATGGGCCTGTTGTTAATGGCGTTGGGCATCGAATTTATCGTTACCGGTATAAAAAGTATATTCCCCGGATTATTACACTGA